The following proteins are co-located in the Fructilactobacillus carniphilus genome:
- a CDS encoding carbamoyl phosphate synthase small subunit: MATRYLVLEDGTIYAGTAFGGSRDNMGELVFSTGMSGYQQSITDQSYNNEILMFTNPLIGNYGVNRDNLESQVPTCKGVVVREIARRTTNWRMTMSLSEYLEQHDIPGISDIDTRAVTRHIREQGAMRSALVNEVTDETMAELQKWARNPHAINESATHNAYSAPATGRRIAVIDFGLKYSILRELSKRNCDVVVLPPTATVQDVEDVYPDGVLLTNGPGDPTAVPEETLEMIRTVEQKYPLLGICMGHQLFALANGATTTKMKFGHRGFNHPVRNLETGRIDFTSQNHGYMVERASVDQTDLKILLEEINDHCVEGLRHQSLPAFSAQFHPDAAPGPHDADYLFDEFMQLIDQNPVQK, from the coding sequence GTGGCAACACGGTATTTAGTTTTAGAAGATGGTACCATTTACGCCGGCACTGCTTTTGGTGGGAGCCGCGATAACATGGGAGAACTGGTCTTTAGTACGGGAATGTCTGGATACCAGCAATCAATTACGGATCAATCCTACAATAACGAAATTTTGATGTTCACGAACCCCTTAATCGGAAACTACGGGGTGAACCGCGATAACTTAGAATCGCAAGTACCGACTTGTAAAGGAGTCGTGGTCAGAGAGATTGCCCGTCGGACAACCAACTGGCGCATGACGATGTCACTCTCTGAGTACCTGGAACAACATGATATTCCAGGAATTAGTGACATTGATACGCGTGCGGTGACTCGGCACATTCGGGAACAAGGAGCGATGCGTTCTGCTTTGGTAAACGAAGTGACCGACGAAACGATGGCCGAGTTACAAAAATGGGCGCGGAATCCCCACGCCATTAACGAAAGTGCCACCCACAACGCTTACTCTGCTCCAGCGACCGGCCGGCGGATTGCTGTAATTGACTTTGGTTTAAAGTACTCAATCCTGCGGGAACTTTCCAAGCGGAACTGTGACGTTGTGGTCTTACCACCCACGGCGACTGTGCAAGACGTGGAAGATGTTTACCCAGACGGCGTCTTATTGACCAACGGACCGGGAGACCCCACGGCAGTGCCAGAGGAAACCCTAGAAATGATTAGAACCGTGGAACAAAAGTACCCGTTATTGGGAATTTGTATGGGACACCAGCTCTTTGCCTTAGCAAACGGCGCCACGACCACGAAGATGAAGTTTGGACACCGGGGCTTTAACCACCCCGTGCGCAACTTAGAAACCGGCCGGATTGACTTTACGTCGCAAAACCACGGTTACATGGTGGAACGAGCTTCCGTTGATCAGACTGACCTCAAAATCCTGTTAGAAGAAATTAATGACCACTGTGTGGAAGGACTACGGCATCAATCACTGCCAGCCTTTTCGGCCCAGTTCCATCCGGATGCTGCGCCTGGTCCTCACGATGCTGACTACTTATTTGATGAATTTATGCAATTAATTGATCAAAATCCGGTGCAAAAATAG
- a CDS encoding cation:dicarboxylate symporter family transporter: MKEKRFFRITLGWQIMLGLLLGIVLGVIFYKNQTAITAMQSIGTMFISLIQMIVMPIVVSCLTVGIASMGDIKKVGRIGGKTLIYFELMTTIAIIIGLVVANIAHPGSFIDVHAMHSSVDISKYVSTAQHSKNEGLWSMLIGLIPTNIFGSLSKGDMMPVIVFSVFFGLGTAAIGERGQVIVDFMNAVSQVMFKITNWVMHLAPIGVCALIGVTLAELGIGALLPLGYFVLLVYLTMIFFVLIVMGIVARLCHFKLHELLVVIKNEIVLAFSTASSEAVMPKMIEKMDHFGVSPSIVSFVIPTGYTFNLDGSAIYQSIAALFLAQAYNIHLSLGQQITLMIVLMITSKGMAGVPGASFVVLLATVSTIGVPMSGLTFIAGIDRFVDMGRTAVNVVGNSLATVVIGSSEHEFDADKATAYYQQTRKKQVS; encoded by the coding sequence ATGAAAGAGAAACGTTTTTTTCGGATTACATTAGGTTGGCAAATCATGCTAGGCTTGCTGTTAGGAATTGTCTTGGGAGTTATTTTCTATAAGAACCAGACGGCCATTACCGCAATGCAAAGCATTGGAACCATGTTCATTAGTTTAATCCAAATGATTGTGATGCCCATCGTGGTTTCGTGTTTAACCGTTGGGATTGCTAGCATGGGGGACATTAAAAAGGTAGGTCGAATCGGAGGGAAAACGTTAATTTATTTCGAATTAATGACGACGATTGCGATCATCATTGGATTAGTGGTGGCTAACATTGCCCACCCCGGATCTTTTATTGATGTTCACGCGATGCATTCATCGGTGGATATTAGTAAATACGTTTCCACGGCTCAGCATTCTAAGAATGAGGGCCTCTGGTCAATGTTAATTGGCCTCATTCCAACGAATATCTTTGGCTCCCTTAGTAAGGGTGACATGATGCCGGTGATTGTGTTCTCCGTATTCTTTGGACTAGGAACCGCGGCAATTGGAGAACGGGGCCAAGTCATCGTTGACTTTATGAACGCCGTTTCCCAGGTCATGTTTAAAATTACGAACTGGGTCATGCACCTAGCTCCCATCGGGGTCTGTGCCTTGATTGGAGTGACGCTCGCCGAACTGGGAATTGGAGCATTACTACCACTGGGATACTTTGTCTTACTGGTCTACCTCACCATGATTTTCTTCGTATTGATTGTTATGGGCATCGTTGCCCGGTTGTGCCACTTCAAGCTCCATGAACTACTAGTGGTCATTAAAAACGAAATTGTACTGGCTTTTTCGACCGCGAGTTCAGAAGCCGTAATGCCTAAGATGATTGAAAAGATGGATCACTTTGGGGTCAGTCCTTCGATTGTTTCCTTCGTAATTCCAACCGGATACACGTTTAACCTGGATGGATCGGCCATTTACCAATCCATCGCGGCCCTCTTTTTAGCCCAGGCCTATAACATTCACCTTTCCTTAGGCCAACAAATCACGTTGATGATTGTGTTAATGATTACTTCCAAGGGAATGGCAGGAGTACCAGGAGCGTCCTTCGTGGTCTTACTAGCTACGGTTTCGACCATTGGGGTCCCGATGTCTGGGTTAACCTTCATTGCCGGAATTGACCGTTTTGTCGACATGGGACGGACGGCTGTGAACGTGGTCGGAAACTCATTAGCCACGGTTGTGATTGGGAGTTCCGAACACGAGTTTGATGCTGATAAAGCCACTGCTTATTACCAACAAACTAGAAAGAAGCAGGTTTCCTAG
- a CDS encoding M1 family metallopeptidase has translation MAGIERFYTLFQPEHYDLFIDVNREQKTINGTTKIHGHASQANIAVNQKDLQVSQVLANGSEVPFTTDDEAEAIRIELPTAGDVDLEITYSAPLTDTMMGIYPSYYEVDGEKKQVIGTQFETTFARQAFPGIDEPEAKATFRLALKFDEHDGETVLANMPEDRVEDGVHYFKPTVKMSTYLVAFAFGDLQSKLTTTNSGVEVGVFATKAHQPKELDFALDIAKRSIEFYEDFYQTPYPLPHSWQLALPDFSAGAMENWGLITYREAYLLLDPDNTPLETKELVATVIAHELAHQWFGDLVTMKWWDDLWLNESFANMMEYVAIDAIQPDWKVWEMFQTSEVPMALSRDATDGVQSVHVAVNDPAEIDALFDGAIVYAKGARMLVMVRALLGDDALRKGLRQYFIDHQYGNAEGKDLWKALGDASGLDIGKIMHSWLDQPGYPVVSASVDTDGQLVLSQQQFFIGDGEDQGREWQIPLDSNYDAAPQIMAEPELKLGDYQTLRKEAGQPFRVNVGNNSHIVVQYDQTLLDDILDHVSDLSVIDQRQILQDLRLLASAQRISYAQLLPLLRQFAGSHSAIVNAELYTIANSLKMFVTPGTPAEQELRQFFGTLVSENIERLGLVPRAGETNDDQKVRPIVLNAALYAQIPTVIEQVHALFTEYQDRLVELPADVRALVLKNEVQNYGSKELFDRLMHDYVTTSEVNYRDDLAIAIPQVTYPQLAEQLVAQFENADVIKPQDLRAWYRGLLANDLNQQVAWDWICKEWGWLEATVGGDMEFATFITVTANIFHTPERLAEFKAFFEPKLDTPGLTREIKMDVRTISGKADLVAAEQSDVLQALSENVQ, from the coding sequence ATGGCAGGAATTGAACGGTTTTACACTCTGTTTCAACCTGAACATTATGATTTATTCATTGATGTTAACCGGGAACAGAAAACCATTAACGGAACGACTAAAATTCACGGACACGCTAGTCAAGCAAACATCGCTGTGAACCAAAAAGATTTGCAGGTTAGTCAGGTCTTAGCGAATGGGTCTGAGGTACCATTTACCACTGATGATGAAGCCGAAGCAATTCGGATTGAATTGCCAACAGCTGGTGACGTTGATTTAGAGATCACTTACAGCGCTCCTTTGACAGATACCATGATGGGAATTTACCCGTCTTACTACGAAGTTGATGGGGAAAAGAAACAGGTAATTGGAACCCAATTTGAAACGACGTTTGCACGCCAAGCCTTTCCTGGAATTGATGAACCAGAAGCCAAAGCTACGTTTAGGTTAGCACTGAAGTTTGACGAACACGACGGCGAAACGGTGCTGGCTAACATGCCAGAGGACCGGGTCGAAGATGGGGTTCACTACTTCAAACCAACCGTAAAAATGTCAACGTACCTAGTAGCCTTTGCCTTTGGTGACTTACAAAGTAAGTTGACTACCACTAATAGTGGCGTTGAAGTGGGGGTTTTTGCCACGAAGGCGCACCAACCAAAGGAACTCGATTTTGCCTTAGATATTGCCAAACGATCCATCGAATTCTACGAAGACTTCTACCAAACTCCATATCCACTGCCACACTCTTGGCAATTAGCTTTACCTGACTTTTCGGCCGGAGCCATGGAAAACTGGGGCCTGATTACCTATCGGGAAGCGTACTTACTGCTTGATCCTGATAACACCCCATTAGAAACGAAAGAATTAGTGGCCACGGTGATTGCACACGAATTAGCCCACCAGTGGTTCGGTGACCTAGTTACCATGAAGTGGTGGGATGATTTGTGGTTAAACGAAAGTTTTGCCAACATGATGGAATATGTGGCCATCGATGCCATACAACCCGACTGGAAGGTTTGGGAAATGTTCCAAACTTCTGAAGTGCCAATGGCACTCTCGCGTGATGCTACGGATGGCGTACAATCGGTTCACGTGGCAGTTAATGATCCTGCTGAAATTGACGCTCTCTTTGACGGCGCCATTGTGTACGCTAAGGGGGCGCGAATGTTAGTAATGGTACGGGCTCTCTTAGGTGACGATGCACTCCGGAAGGGATTACGGCAGTACTTTATTGATCACCAGTACGGCAATGCCGAAGGGAAAGACCTGTGGAAAGCCCTTGGAGATGCTTCTGGCTTGGATATTGGTAAAATTATGCACTCTTGGTTGGATCAACCAGGTTACCCAGTGGTTTCTGCCAGTGTTGATACTGATGGACAACTAGTCCTCTCACAACAACAATTCTTTATTGGTGATGGAGAAGACCAAGGGCGGGAATGGCAAATTCCATTAGACAGTAACTATGACGCTGCTCCTCAAATTATGGCTGAACCAGAATTGAAGTTGGGTGATTACCAAACCCTGCGGAAGGAAGCTGGTCAACCATTCCGTGTGAACGTGGGGAACAACTCGCATATCGTCGTTCAATACGACCAAACGTTGTTAGATGACATCTTGGATCACGTATCTGATTTATCGGTCATTGATCAACGGCAAATTTTACAAGATCTACGGTTATTGGCTAGTGCCCAACGTATTTCTTACGCGCAGTTACTACCATTGTTACGGCAATTTGCTGGCAGTCACTCTGCTATTGTGAATGCGGAATTGTATACCATTGCTAACTCATTGAAGATGTTTGTAACCCCAGGAACGCCAGCTGAACAAGAACTGCGACAATTCTTTGGGACCTTAGTTAGTGAAAACATCGAACGGTTAGGCTTGGTACCACGGGCGGGAGAAACAAACGATGACCAAAAGGTGCGTCCGATTGTTTTAAACGCTGCTTTGTACGCTCAGATTCCGACCGTAATTGAACAAGTACATGCGTTATTTACTGAGTACCAAGATCGGTTAGTTGAATTACCGGCGGATGTCCGGGCCTTGGTTTTGAAAAATGAAGTGCAAAACTACGGTAGCAAGGAACTCTTTGACCGGTTAATGCACGACTATGTTACGACTAGTGAAGTTAATTACCGGGATGACCTAGCAATTGCCATTCCACAAGTAACTTATCCGCAGTTAGCCGAACAACTAGTTGCTCAGTTTGAAAATGCCGATGTGATTAAACCACAAGACTTACGGGCTTGGTACCGGGGGCTGTTAGCTAATGACTTGAATCAGCAAGTAGCTTGGGATTGGATCTGCAAGGAATGGGGCTGGTTAGAAGCAACCGTTGGTGGTGACATGGAATTTGCGACCTTTATTACGGTCACTGCTAACATTTTCCACACTCCAGAACGGTTAGCGGAATTCAAAGCCTTCTTTGAACCGAAGTTAGACACTCCAGGCTTGACACGAGAAATTAAGATGGACGTGCGGACAATTTCTGGGAAAGCTGACTTAGTTGCGGCTGAACAAAGCGATGTTTTACAAGCTTTAAGCGAAAACGTTCAATAA
- a CDS encoding MFS transporter — protein MSKENQRAIYIIIAANFIICLGWSLVIPVEPFIKTEYHLTAGEMGMMTSLFAFTQFLFSPIVGRLSDRIGRVPILTAGLLLYAFSEFLFALAGSLLWFDLSRLIGGISAAMVGTTSMALAADLSSERERARVIGWISAAFSGGLIIGPGLGGVLANLSYKTPFWFAGVSGIIAALVFVVGIPSHLKEHSHGNVVDGVAITDKGLKRLLNKSIVTLFFMILVSSFGLAGFESIYTLYVHQVFNFSLNQIALVLILNGIFSLILQVVLFDRLVSWVGEIGLTRICFLISMAGIIWMIFAHTAVEVIIATLLIFCAFDVLRPAITTLLTRFGKNNQGLINGVNMSLTSIGNIAGPIFAGTLMDKNPSLPYLIVAIIMFCSALITWVVSYEMKTDQQVRSN, from the coding sequence ATGAGTAAAGAAAATCAACGAGCCATTTATATTATCATTGCGGCCAACTTCATCATCTGTTTGGGATGGAGTTTAGTGATTCCTGTCGAGCCCTTCATCAAAACGGAGTACCATTTAACGGCGGGTGAAATGGGGATGATGACCTCCCTGTTTGCTTTTACCCAGTTTCTCTTTTCCCCCATCGTCGGCCGGCTTTCCGACCGCATCGGCCGGGTTCCCATTCTAACCGCCGGTCTCCTACTCTATGCCTTTTCCGAGTTCCTCTTTGCGCTGGCGGGTTCGTTACTGTGGTTTGACCTTTCCCGTTTAATTGGTGGAATTTCTGCTGCCATGGTGGGAACCACCTCGATGGCACTGGCCGCCGACCTTTCGAGCGAGCGCGAACGAGCCCGGGTCATCGGTTGGATTTCTGCCGCCTTTAGTGGAGGATTGATCATCGGACCCGGACTAGGGGGCGTGCTTGCGAACCTCAGTTACAAAACTCCGTTCTGGTTTGCCGGCGTGTCTGGAATCATAGCAGCCCTCGTGTTTGTCGTTGGAATTCCAAGTCACCTCAAAGAACATAGCCACGGCAACGTGGTGGATGGGGTTGCAATTACAGATAAGGGACTCAAACGTCTGTTAAATAAATCGATTGTGACCCTCTTTTTCATGATTCTGGTTTCCTCATTTGGACTCGCCGGATTTGAAAGTATCTACACCCTCTATGTCCACCAAGTCTTCAACTTCTCCCTGAACCAAATCGCCCTCGTCTTAATTCTAAACGGAATTTTCTCCCTCATCTTACAAGTGGTACTGTTCGATCGATTAGTCAGCTGGGTCGGTGAAATTGGGCTTACCCGGATTTGCTTTTTGATTAGCATGGCCGGGATCATCTGGATGATTTTCGCTCACACTGCCGTTGAAGTTATCATTGCTACCTTGCTAATCTTTTGTGCCTTCGACGTGCTTCGACCCGCGATTACCACCCTCTTGACCCGATTTGGTAAAAACAATCAGGGTCTGATTAATGGAGTTAATATGTCTCTCACGAGCATCGGTAACATTGCTGGTCCCATCTTTGCGGGAACGTTAATGGATAAAAACCCGAGCCTCCCATACTTGATTGTCGCCATCATTATGTTCTGCTCGGCTTTAATCACCTGGGTGGTCAGTTACGAAATGAAAACTGATCAGCAGGTTCGTAGTAATTAA
- a CDS encoding sulfite exporter TauE/SafE family protein, protein MVLQFIFLIAAGIVAGLMATIAGLASIASYPALLMVGIPPVIANVTNTVSLIFTGVGAIPASLKELHGQWHRALGYTILAVIGSVSGSALLLVAPASTFEKIVPFFILVAGVMLLLSGRGKELKEEERLRQAEMHPTRHKVLTLASYLGIVLVGGYLGYFGAAGGVVLLAILAVITRESFAKYNAVKNVMTFACNICSSAYFIMTTTVAWHAVLPLGIGLLIGGFCGPKIVRHVNIKLLRILIAIAAFLLAGDLFVKAYF, encoded by the coding sequence ATGGTTTTACAATTTATCTTTTTAATCGCAGCGGGGATTGTCGCCGGTTTGATGGCTACGATTGCTGGATTGGCGTCGATTGCCTCCTATCCAGCGCTGCTGATGGTCGGAATTCCGCCGGTAATTGCGAATGTTACCAACACGGTTTCGTTAATTTTTACGGGAGTTGGTGCGATTCCAGCATCGTTAAAGGAGTTGCATGGACAGTGGCACCGTGCTCTTGGCTATACCATTTTAGCCGTCATTGGGAGTGTGAGCGGGAGTGCGCTGTTACTGGTAGCGCCAGCCTCAACCTTTGAAAAAATCGTGCCGTTCTTCATCCTGGTCGCCGGAGTGATGTTGCTACTTTCGGGTCGTGGGAAGGAACTCAAAGAAGAGGAACGATTACGCCAAGCTGAAATGCATCCGACTCGGCATAAAGTTTTAACCCTAGCTAGTTACCTTGGGATTGTCCTGGTGGGTGGCTACCTTGGTTACTTTGGCGCTGCCGGTGGAGTGGTTCTCTTAGCTATTTTAGCGGTGATTACCCGGGAAAGTTTTGCGAAATACAACGCCGTTAAAAATGTGATGACCTTTGCTTGTAACATTTGCTCGTCAGCGTACTTTATCATGACCACCACGGTCGCTTGGCATGCTGTGTTACCACTGGGAATTGGCCTGTTAATTGGTGGCTTTTGTGGTCCTAAGATTGTGCGGCACGTTAACATCAAGTTGCTTCGGATTTTGATTGCCATTGCGGCCTTCTTACTCGCCGGTGACTTATTTGTCAAGGCTTACTTTTAA
- the spxB gene encoding pyruvate oxidase: MKDVNKIPAAVAMVKVLEAYGVKDVYGYPGGSINSTLHALDVEKDNINYIQIRHEQVGALAAAAHAKLTGHIGVAFGSAGPGAVNMLNGLYDAKEDKVPVLAIVGQVAHNNMNYDYFQEFPEVPMFEDVSVYDRVVMTPESLPHVVDQAIHAAYANKGVAVVVIPNDFGFAEIPDVRYDSAAPTYAKPAPEPVATGEEVNDFLAMVKDAKRPVIHVGRGIKNGGDKLIELSKKLQVPLIMDGLAQGYVDKAYEGNIGTANRAASKAADEILASADLVIAIGGDFAFANSVYASHEFKYIQVDNNTIQLGRHHVPDLAIWSDATKFVEKALAQSEPAPESPFFKAAVADMQNWKEYIKKIMDSESDSLTPAQVYKQINRIAEPDAIYSIDVGDNIISSFRYLNFNDQMKWVISALFATMGSGVPGAIAAKLDEPDKQVFNIAGDGALSMVMQDLVTEVKYKLPIINIVTQNGDLSFIKGEQEDIAMQYFGLDLQTQDFAGIAKAMGLDAVRVTNFAELSAAFDQANEAVKAGRPFLIDIVINDNRALPVEDLVVKIEDGKVSETVSPNYRIDKSDQQAKTIEELFAIYGGENLLPLQHYFDEFGVQL; encoded by the coding sequence ATGAAAGATGTAAACAAGATTCCTGCTGCAGTTGCCATGGTGAAGGTTTTAGAAGCCTATGGAGTTAAAGATGTTTATGGTTACCCTGGTGGTTCCATTAACTCAACTCTACACGCTTTGGATGTAGAAAAGGACAACATCAATTACATTCAAATTCGGCACGAACAAGTCGGGGCTTTAGCTGCTGCTGCGCACGCTAAATTAACTGGTCACATTGGTGTTGCTTTCGGTTCTGCCGGTCCTGGTGCCGTTAACATGTTAAACGGTTTATACGATGCTAAGGAAGACAAGGTTCCCGTTTTGGCCATCGTTGGTCAAGTTGCACATAACAACATGAACTACGACTACTTCCAGGAATTCCCAGAAGTACCAATGTTTGAAGATGTTTCTGTTTACGATCGAGTAGTAATGACTCCGGAAAGCTTGCCACACGTTGTGGATCAAGCCATTCACGCTGCTTACGCTAACAAGGGGGTTGCAGTGGTTGTCATTCCAAACGACTTTGGCTTTGCAGAAATTCCAGACGTTCGTTACGATTCAGCTGCTCCAACTTACGCTAAACCAGCTCCAGAGCCAGTTGCTACTGGCGAAGAAGTGAACGACTTCTTAGCAATGGTGAAGGATGCTAAACGTCCCGTAATCCACGTTGGTCGTGGAATCAAAAACGGTGGCGACAAGTTAATCGAACTTTCCAAGAAGTTACAAGTTCCGTTAATCATGGATGGTTTGGCTCAAGGTTACGTTGACAAAGCTTACGAAGGAAACATCGGAACTGCTAACCGGGCTGCTTCTAAGGCTGCTGATGAAATCTTAGCATCTGCTGACTTAGTGATTGCCATTGGTGGTGACTTTGCCTTCGCGAACAGCGTTTACGCTAGTCACGAATTCAAGTACATCCAAGTTGATAACAACACGATTCAGTTAGGTCGGCACCACGTTCCAGATTTAGCCATCTGGTCTGACGCTACGAAGTTCGTGGAAAAGGCTTTGGCCCAATCAGAACCGGCTCCAGAAAGTCCATTCTTCAAAGCAGCTGTTGCTGACATGCAAAACTGGAAAGAATACATCAAGAAGATTATGGACAGTGAGTCAGATAGCTTAACTCCTGCTCAAGTTTACAAACAAATTAACCGAATTGCCGAACCAGATGCTATTTACTCCATTGACGTTGGTGATAACATTATTAGTTCCTTCAGATACCTCAACTTTAACGACCAAATGAAGTGGGTTATCTCCGCCTTGTTTGCTACGATGGGATCTGGGGTTCCAGGTGCTATTGCTGCTAAACTAGACGAACCCGACAAGCAAGTCTTCAACATTGCTGGTGACGGTGCTTTGTCAATGGTTATGCAAGACTTAGTTACGGAAGTTAAGTACAAATTACCAATTATCAACATTGTGACCCAAAATGGTGACCTGAGCTTCATTAAGGGTGAACAAGAAGACATTGCTATGCAATACTTCGGCTTAGACTTACAAACACAAGACTTTGCTGGAATTGCTAAAGCCATGGGCTTAGACGCTGTTCGAGTAACTAACTTCGCTGAATTGTCAGCTGCCTTTGACCAAGCTAATGAAGCTGTTAAAGCTGGTCGTCCATTCTTGATTGACATTGTCATCAACGACAACCGGGCCTTACCGGTGGAAGACTTAGTGGTTAAGATTGAAGACGGCAAGGTTTCTGAAACGGTTAGTCCTAACTACCGGATTGACAAATCAGATCAACAAGCTAAGACGATTGAAGAATTATTCGCCATCTACGGAGGAGAAAACCTCTTACCGTTACAACACTACTTTGATGAATTTGGCGTTCAACTTTAA
- a CDS encoding YibE/F family protein — protein MSTISVLVLVLLGAMLLAGGRQGLVSFLGLLFNFAVVFLSVVLISWGIPYLVVTLCNAVIILVVSIYFGNQQGRNADIAFVTSLIVVGLVILLIIPVEHWAQVQGFGVENTEDMEGMSLQLGVRFLDVSCAMTILSCLGAVAEAAVAVATGLVELEDHDAKISDQKLKQTGMRVGQEIVGTAFNTLFFGFYGELIGLFIWFARLHYTLGMVLNDKIFVSEFIMTIISSIGVILTIPVTIGLLLHQKHRKLQKN, from the coding sequence ATGAGTACAATTAGTGTTTTAGTCCTGGTATTACTGGGAGCGATGCTGCTGGCCGGTGGACGCCAGGGACTGGTTTCGTTTCTCGGCTTGCTATTTAACTTTGCGGTTGTGTTTCTTTCCGTGGTTCTGATTTCCTGGGGCATTCCATACTTAGTGGTAACGCTCTGTAACGCCGTTATCATTTTGGTGGTTTCAATTTACTTTGGGAACCAACAGGGACGCAACGCTGACATTGCGTTTGTCACTTCTTTAATCGTGGTGGGCTTAGTCATTCTGTTAATCATTCCCGTGGAACACTGGGCGCAGGTCCAAGGTTTTGGCGTAGAAAATACGGAAGACATGGAGGGAATGTCTTTACAACTCGGGGTTCGCTTTTTAGACGTTTCCTGTGCCATGACGATTTTGAGTTGTCTGGGAGCCGTGGCGGAAGCAGCCGTAGCGGTGGCTACCGGGTTAGTCGAATTAGAAGATCATGACGCTAAGATTAGCGATCAGAAGTTAAAACAAACCGGGATGCGGGTCGGCCAAGAAATTGTGGGAACGGCCTTCAATACCCTCTTTTTCGGTTTTTACGGTGAACTGATTGGCTTATTCATTTGGTTTGCTCGGTTGCATTACACCTTGGGAATGGTGCTCAACGATAAAATTTTTGTGTCCGAGTTCATCATGACGATTATCTCATCCATTGGAGTTATCCTTACAATTCCCGTCACCATTGGATTGCTACTCCATCAAAAACACCGTAAATTGCAAAAAAATTAG
- a CDS encoding YibE/F family protein — protein sequence MRRIKPQVTVKWWWLLVVLIVGAVAILVTHYDAPLYSQTVAEVQQVKNGPRMKTTDEFRNQDYQQNQTVTLKILNGKKRGQTLQIQNQFSGSSATDQEYHPGQQVFLHLSGRTNRHTSSLINGFKRDTVVVFLIWLTVSLLLLILKFRGSMALLSLVVNALLFFMVVELDVRTDWNPFVLFAGLAVVFTVITALLIFGRSKETVVAIIATILGTAAALIIAWLVLSLTHQRGMKFEMMDYVTQQRLPLFFAGSMIGSLGAIMDLSADITSSVFAVYREKPTMRFAELFANARKIGRSIMGPLINVLFLIFVASTFPMMILFLKNGNSWGYSYSMIMSLGIVQSLISGIGIALTVPITGVLAGGICEMKVFK from the coding sequence ATGCGTAGAATTAAACCCCAGGTTACGGTGAAATGGTGGTGGCTGTTGGTGGTTCTAATCGTTGGTGCGGTGGCCATTTTGGTTACCCACTATGATGCACCGTTATACAGTCAGACGGTGGCTGAGGTCCAGCAGGTGAAGAACGGACCGCGGATGAAGACCACTGATGAGTTCCGCAATCAGGATTACCAGCAAAACCAAACGGTCACCCTGAAAATTTTGAACGGAAAAAAACGCGGGCAAACGTTGCAAATTCAAAATCAATTTTCTGGTTCTAGTGCCACCGATCAGGAATACCATCCGGGACAACAGGTCTTTTTGCACCTGAGTGGGCGGACGAACCGCCATACCTCCAGTTTGATTAACGGATTTAAGCGCGATACTGTCGTGGTGTTCCTAATCTGGCTTACAGTTAGTTTGTTGTTACTAATCCTTAAGTTCCGCGGGTCAATGGCGTTGCTGAGTTTAGTGGTGAACGCGTTGCTGTTCTTCATGGTGGTGGAACTGGACGTCCGGACGGATTGGAATCCCTTCGTACTGTTTGCAGGCTTGGCCGTGGTCTTTACGGTTATCACGGCGTTGTTAATCTTTGGGCGCTCTAAAGAAACAGTGGTGGCTATCATTGCCACGATTTTGGGAACCGCCGCGGCGCTCATCATTGCTTGGCTGGTTTTAAGTCTGACCCACCAGCGCGGGATGAAGTTTGAAATGATGGACTACGTGACCCAACAACGACTGCCGCTGTTCTTTGCCGGCAGTATGATTGGTTCGTTAGGAGCCATCATGGATTTATCCGCGGACATCACTTCTAGTGTCTTTGCCGTGTACCGCGAGAAGCCAACGATGCGGTTTGCGGAGTTGTTTGCCAATGCCAGAAAGATTGGTCGCTCCATCATGGGTCCGTTGATTAACGTGCTCTTTTTAATCTTTGTGGCTAGTACTTTTCCCATGATGATTCTGTTCTTAAAGAACGGAAACAGTTGGGGTTACTCGTATTCCATGATTATGTCGCTAGGAATTGTTCAGAGTTTAATTAGTGGAATTGGAATTGCCCTAACCGTCCCGATTACAGGAGTCTTAGCCGGTGGAATTTGTGAAATGAAGGTGTTCAAATGA